Part of the Grimontia kaedaensis genome is shown below.
AAGAAGCGGTCATGGTAATTACTCTGTTGAACGTGACAGCGGTATATTAACGACGTATCTCACCAACCCCAACGTTTATACCAAAACAAGAAATCTAACTGGCCTGTCAGTGAGTGAAAATCATTCTTATTAGTTTGACGGGAGAGACGCTAACATTTAAAGTGTATTTGAAATGCAACTTTAAGTGGGGAAGGTTATGGAAATAGTGAGCCAATCTAGAAAAGAACGAGGCATTGACTTCAAAAAGGTCACGCAGGCCGGAGGCGTGTTGATGATTATATCTGGCTTGATAATGGTGAGTTCTTTACTCATCAGCTTCCCATTTGCGGACAATTTTTCAATTTTCCATCAAACCATTGCCCACATAGTGACCATCGTGATAGCGGGAGTGTTCAAGGTCGGATATGTGACTTACATTGTTGGACGTTACGAGCGCAGTCTACCGTGCTGAAAAGCGAAAGTGCTCACCCTTCGTCAACAACCTTGGAACGAACGGTGAGCAAACAGAGTTTTATTTATCTTCTGTCGGTGCTTGCCATGCTTTTGTACCCCACAGTGGAACCGTTGATAGACTGTGTTTATGGCTCCCTTGTGTCTCTTTGGTCGAGTAAGAGAGGTACATCAAGGTTTGGTTTTTAGAATCAAAGATTCTGCGGATTTTCATCGATTTGAACAAAATGCTTTTCGATGCTGTGAATACCACTTCACCGGACTTTGAACGGTCGACGTTGGCAATCATTTCTGGTGTGATTTCACCAGTTTGACGGCATGAGATGCCCATATCTGACGGATCAGAAAAATCGAGGTCTGCTTTCACATGACTGATATGGCATGTAACGCCAGACACTTCTGGGTCGTTAAAGATCTGAATTTTGATGTCTTTGGTTGTGAATAAACCTAAACTGACATCACCAACCTCATCATCTGAACAGCCTGCCAAAGCAAATCCGAAAACAGATGCAGCGACAAGCGCTCGTAGTGGTTTTGAGGTAGAAGATTTTAGGAAAGCGAACATGGCAGCACCTGTCGTTAGAAATATTTCAAGCCACTTTATCAGTGGCTTGTGTTAATTGTCTAACTTCGACTGGTATCGCCAGTAAAGAGTCACTAGTCGAATTGTGCGTCACCAGGGCGGCGATCCAGCGTTTCTGGATTGAAAGTGAGTAGCTCGTCATATGCATCACAAAAGCTCGCCGTGTCATTGTATTTTTGGCGAGCAGCTTCGATTTTTCGCTCTGCTATGCGGCGTTTATCAGAGCCGTTGCGATCAGAGCTGAAAATACGCTGCTGTGTAAACAGCTCTTGTGTGAACTTCTGCTTGCAGATTGATTCGTTTCTTTCTGTAACCACTTCACCCAACTGATCTTTTGCAGCAAAGGCAAAAGTAGATACCAGAGCTGAAGTTATAATTATTGATTTAACAACGAGATAGCGCATAATCCTCACCTGATAGTGAACCCACTCGTTTTAAAGATAGTTCACACAACAGTGCCTCTCCAGTGAGATACATTGCTCATTTTTGATTCAGCGCAATTCCCCTTTCATTTAGTGATATTGGTTCCTGAATTAACGCCTAATTATCAAACACTGACCATCGGATTCCGGCCTGTTTTCGGCGCTGGTTAACATTCCTACAAAAAGAGGGATGAAGACGGCGTAGCTTGCGGTTATCTTCATCTTTTTCAAGGAATGACAGTGACGTAAGAGATGCAAAAACAGGTAAACAGCTCGTACTTACAGCTTTTTCTGCGTGAATCTGGCACCGCAGCCATGCTGAATATTGAACAACTTCCCGACGTGTCAGATGTCGATGCCATCGCTCTTTTTGACTGGATGTCCAGCAAGCGTTCCTTCTCAGCGTCCGAAGTGAGAGGCCAGCGTTGGATAAAAACCTGCAGCGCAGGTTATGTCACCGAGCTGCTGCTCAATGAAGACGGTACCCTTGAAGAATTTACCTTGTTCAACCGCCTACCAACCAAAGGTTGGTGGAAACTGGAACAAGGTGTGCTCGATTTGGAAATCTTAAAAAACGACAACACCTACCGCAGCCGTGTCATTGCCAATAAATCAGTGAACATTCACTCCGCCATCGAGTATAAAAACGGCGAACTGCATTCTTATCTCAAACTGGCTCAAGTCATGCCGGTAGCGCAAAGCGCGTAAGCGATATTTAAATCCAACGCCAAAGGTCAGCGAAATGCTGGCCTTTTTCATTTGTAGCGCCCTCAAGCGAATTTCTCTGGTCATTAGGTAGAAGTGAGACCCCTAACATATTGTTTTTGCGCTATACATGAATGCATAGCGTTAGCGTTGTGTTGAGGGAGTAACAAGGTGCAAATAGGGCTGCCAACTTGGGTAATTGTTGCGACAGGACTGGTCATGAATGTGATCGCCGCGCTGATGACCAACTTTGTGATTGATGGTTTGGGAGAGAAAGCAGCGGTGGTGGAGGAAACCCAGAGCAGCAACAATCAGCTAATTCAATTGACCTGGCAGCAAGTCGATGCCCTCGAGCGCCGAAGGGAAACCTTGCTCATCATTCTTACCACCCAAGAAGAGGGTAGAGAACTGCCTAAGATGCTCGTTAGCCAACTGCTTTCACCGTTTTCTGATATGACGGACACACCCTTAGATATGGTCAACATCAAC
Proteins encoded:
- a CDS encoding CreA family protein, translating into MFAFLKSSTSKPLRALVAASVFGFALAGCSDDEVGDVSLGLFTTKDIKIQIFNDPEVSGVTCHISHVKADLDFSDPSDMGISCRQTGEITPEMIANVDRSKSGEVVFTASKSILFKSMKIRRIFDSKNQTLMYLSYSTKETQGSHKHSLSTVPLWGTKAWQAPTEDK